In Thiospirochaeta perfilievii, a single window of DNA contains:
- the leuS gene encoding leucine--tRNA ligase, whose translation MSSYNFTEIEKKWQNYWEENKTFKVTEDPSFPKEKRMYVLDMFPYPSGAGLHVGHPEGYTATDMYCRYLRMNGYNVLHPMGFDSFGLPAENYAIKTGTHPEATTVANIDNFRRQIKSLGFCYDWDREVSTHTSEYYKWTQWIFLQLYKKGLAYEAETPINWCPECKTGLANEEVKDGGCDRCGTKVSRKNLRQWMFEITKYGDSLLEGLNNISWTESVKAMQNNWIGRSEGANVVFKLEKGEGEIEVYTTRPDTLFGATYMVLSPEHKLVEEITTNEYKDAVEDYKNQAALKSDLERTDLAKGKTGVFTGAYAINPVNGDKIPVWISDYILISYGTGAIMAVPAHDERDWEFAKTFNLPIKQVVSRDGNITELTEVYPAKDGIAVNSGKFDGMKTQDAIKAIISWLEEEKIGFKSVNYKLRDWVFSRQRYWGEPIPLIHCPTCGTVPVPENELPLELPNVTSYEPSGTGESPLANIDEWVNCSCPKCGEAAKRETNTMPQWAGSCWYYLRYIDPKNTEAFCSKEKEEYWMPVGLYVGGAEHAVLHLLYARFWHHVLHDLGLVSTREPFQRLINQGMILGEGGIKMSKSLGNVINPDDVIKEYGADSMRLYEMFMGPLEVTKPWDTSGISGVYRFLNRVWNMANREVSEEAPTKEQLKSLHKTIKKLTHDTSRLEFNTGIAQMMIFVNENYKDEKVNRAIFEPFIKLLAPYTPHIAEEIWQILGHDTIIANETWPEFDEELTKDDEVTIVIQVNGKLRAKLQMPADISKEDMEKAAFEDDNIKTHTDGKTIVKVIAVPGKLVNIVAK comes from the coding sequence ATGAGTAGTTATAATTTTACAGAGATAGAAAAAAAATGGCAGAATTACTGGGAAGAGAATAAGACATTTAAGGTAACTGAAGATCCTAGTTTTCCTAAAGAGAAAAGAATGTACGTTTTGGATATGTTTCCATATCCCTCAGGAGCAGGTCTCCATGTAGGTCACCCTGAAGGTTATACAGCAACAGATATGTACTGTAGATACCTAAGAATGAACGGATACAATGTCCTCCATCCTATGGGTTTTGACTCATTTGGTCTCCCAGCCGAAAACTACGCAATAAAAACAGGAACACATCCTGAAGCAACAACAGTGGCTAACATTGATAATTTTAGAAGACAGATAAAGTCCCTAGGATTTTGTTATGACTGGGACAGGGAAGTTTCAACACATACATCCGAGTATTACAAGTGGACCCAGTGGATATTTTTACAACTATACAAGAAAGGTCTCGCATACGAAGCAGAGACTCCAATAAATTGGTGTCCTGAGTGTAAAACTGGACTAGCAAATGAAGAAGTAAAAGACGGAGGCTGTGATAGATGTGGAACTAAGGTTTCAAGAAAAAATCTAAGACAGTGGATGTTTGAAATAACAAAGTATGGTGACAGTCTACTAGAAGGGCTAAATAATATTAGCTGGACCGAATCTGTAAAAGCTATGCAGAATAACTGGATAGGTAGGTCGGAAGGGGCTAATGTTGTATTTAAGCTAGAGAAAGGTGAAGGTGAAATCGAGGTTTATACAACTAGACCAGACACTCTTTTTGGGGCAACATATATGGTTTTATCCCCAGAACACAAACTAGTAGAAGAGATAACAACTAATGAGTATAAGGATGCTGTTGAAGATTATAAAAACCAGGCAGCCTTAAAATCAGATTTAGAGAGAACTGACCTAGCTAAGGGTAAAACTGGGGTTTTTACTGGAGCATACGCTATAAACCCTGTAAATGGAGACAAAATCCCTGTTTGGATATCTGATTATATTTTAATTTCCTATGGAACCGGTGCTATTATGGCTGTTCCTGCCCACGATGAGAGAGACTGGGAATTTGCTAAAACTTTTAATCTACCTATAAAACAAGTTGTTTCTAGAGATGGAAATATTACAGAACTTACCGAAGTTTACCCTGCTAAGGATGGAATTGCAGTTAACTCTGGAAAATTTGATGGTATGAAAACCCAGGATGCAATAAAGGCTATAATTTCATGGTTAGAAGAGGAGAAAATTGGGTTTAAATCTGTTAACTATAAACTAAGAGACTGGGTATTTAGTAGACAGAGATACTGGGGAGAACCAATACCTCTAATTCACTGTCCAACATGTGGTACTGTACCTGTTCCTGAGAATGAACTACCTTTAGAGTTACCAAATGTTACTAGCTATGAACCATCAGGAACTGGGGAATCTCCCCTTGCAAACATTGATGAGTGGGTTAATTGTAGCTGCCCTAAATGTGGTGAAGCTGCAAAGAGAGAGACAAACACTATGCCACAGTGGGCTGGTTCATGCTGGTACTACCTAAGATATATTGACCCAAAAAATACAGAAGCTTTCTGCTCTAAAGAGAAGGAAGAGTATTGGATGCCTGTAGGCTTATATGTGGGAGGAGCTGAACACGCAGTACTCCACCTATTATATGCACGTTTCTGGCACCATGTTTTACACGATTTAGGCCTTGTATCAACAAGAGAACCATTCCAAAGATTAATAAATCAAGGAATGATCCTTGGAGAGGGTGGAATTAAAATGTCTAAATCCCTTGGTAATGTTATTAATCCAGATGATGTTATTAAAGAGTATGGCGCAGACTCTATGAGACTTTACGAGATGTTTATGGGACCTTTAGAGGTAACAAAGCCATGGGATACAAGTGGGATTTCCGGTGTTTACCGTTTCTTAAACAGAGTTTGGAACATGGCAAACCGAGAGGTTTCAGAAGAGGCTCCAACTAAGGAACAGTTAAAGAGTCTTCATAAAACTATAAAAAAGTTAACCCATGATACTAGTAGATTAGAGTTTAATACAGGTATTGCCCAGATGATGATATTTGTTAACGAGAACTACAAGGATGAAAAGGTAAATAGGGCAATATTTGAACCATTTATTAAATTACTTGCTCCATATACACCACATATTGCAGAAGAGATATGGCAAATTCTAGGGCATGATACAATTATAGCAAATGAGACATGGCCAGAGTTTGATGAAGAGCTAACAAAGGATGATGAAGTAACAATTGTTATTCAAGTCAATGGAAAGTTAAGAGCAAAACTTCAAATGCCAGCTGATATATCTAAAGAGGATATGGAAAAGGCAGCTTTTGAAGATGACAATATAAAAACCCATACTGATGGAAAAACTATTGTAAAAGTTATTGCTGTGCCAGGGAAACTAGTTAATATTGTTGCGAAATAA
- a CDS encoding IS1182 family transposase codes for MYITDFCNHKQSYLDLNISIPLKVTDHEAALMLMLQGLDYSKFEKPKKKSGRPPAVDSYTMMLILLYARTQGKYSSRDTEKLCKRDLFLLKVLDGKKAPDHSTIDRFIQQHSDAIDNLFYQQINRLGSLGELTKNIVFQDGTKIESKANRYTFIWKKSIKKNLPKLINHIEEIIHESVNLYPIELENSSPEDALKSIIEYLMGTTDNLKPNKTGRGHRITAEQRIFRDTNIYLKKLEDYKNQLDAMPERNSMSKTDPDATFMRMKEDHMRNGQLKPAYNLQVLVDGGYIVGNYASSDRTDYATMIPAIDHMHERIDWKYKKYCADSGYDCQHNHEALEKRDIESYIKPMKYEHSKKRKVKSDIGLKDNMTYDKDNDCFICSRGKKLVLKHLKVKKDKYGNEQVTHVYRCKRGCKSCLVKSACMKKSKAKYKQVQINHTLAEFQRKSTERISSPLGKEIRVNRSIQAEGAFAQIKNNWSFKRFLRKGIKGIHTDWNLMCMSMNIIHLGYRLARNELGIPFYHTLENSA; via the coding sequence ATGTATATTACAGACTTTTGCAATCATAAACAATCATATTTAGACTTAAATATTTCTATTCCATTAAAAGTAACAGACCATGAAGCGGCACTAATGCTTATGTTACAGGGTCTAGATTATAGTAAATTTGAAAAACCTAAGAAGAAGTCTGGACGACCTCCTGCTGTGGATAGTTATACAATGATGCTGATACTTCTATATGCTCGAACACAGGGAAAGTATAGCTCTCGTGATACCGAGAAGTTATGCAAGAGAGATCTCTTTCTATTAAAAGTTCTTGATGGTAAAAAAGCTCCTGACCATTCAACCATAGATAGATTCATACAACAGCACTCAGATGCAATAGACAACCTTTTTTATCAGCAAATTAATCGTCTCGGATCTTTGGGAGAATTAACAAAAAATATAGTTTTCCAAGATGGAACCAAAATTGAGTCCAAAGCTAACAGATATACATTTATTTGGAAAAAATCTATTAAAAAGAACCTTCCTAAACTAATAAATCATATAGAAGAAATAATACATGAATCTGTAAACTTATATCCAATAGAATTAGAGAATAGTTCTCCCGAAGATGCTCTAAAAAGTATAATAGAGTATTTAATGGGAACTACTGATAACCTGAAGCCAAATAAAACAGGACGTGGTCATCGGATTACAGCGGAACAGAGAATATTTAGAGATACTAACATATATTTAAAGAAATTAGAGGATTACAAGAATCAACTAGATGCTATGCCCGAGCGAAATAGTATGAGTAAAACTGATCCCGATGCTACTTTTATGAGGATGAAAGAGGACCATATGCGGAATGGACAATTGAAACCTGCATATAATCTTCAGGTTCTAGTTGATGGAGGTTATATTGTTGGAAACTACGCTAGTTCAGACAGAACTGATTACGCAACAATGATTCCAGCTATCGACCACATGCATGAAAGAATAGATTGGAAGTATAAAAAATATTGTGCTGATAGTGGGTATGATTGTCAGCACAACCATGAGGCATTGGAAAAAAGGGACATTGAGTCATATATAAAGCCAATGAAATATGAACACTCAAAAAAGAGGAAAGTAAAATCAGACATTGGGCTAAAGGATAATATGACCTATGATAAGGACAATGATTGTTTCATCTGTTCTAGAGGTAAAAAGTTAGTTCTAAAACATCTGAAAGTTAAGAAGGATAAGTATGGTAATGAGCAAGTTACGCATGTATACAGATGTAAACGAGGGTGTAAAAGTTGCCTTGTAAAATCTGCCTGTATGAAAAAAAGTAAAGCAAAATATAAACAGGTACAGATAAATCATACTCTTGCAGAGTTTCAGAGAAAATCTACTGAAAGGATTTCTAGTCCCTTAGGTAAAGAGATAAGGGTTAACAGAAGTATTCAAGCTGAAGGAGCTTTTGCACAGATAAAAAATAACTGGTCATTTAAAAGGTTCTTAAGAAAAGGGATTAAAGGTATACATACAGATTGGAATCTGATGTGTATGTCTATGAATATTATTCACTTGGGTTATAGACTAGCAAGAAATGAACTTGGTATCCCATTTTACCATACCCTTGAAAATTCCGCTTAG
- a CDS encoding undecaprenyl-diphosphate phosphatase translates to MEFFEVIKVIILGIVEGITEWLPVSSTGHMILVDQFMSIDATDAFKEMFFVVIQLGAIMAVVVIFFKKLIPLTNNNGIRIHKPTMVLWYKILIACIPAGVIGVLLDDKIDELFYNYITVSITLILYGIIFILVENRSKNRTFTVNKLSELPYRSALYIGIFQVLALIPGTSRSGATIIGAMLIGTSRTIAAEFTFFLAIPVMFGASLLKILKFGFVFTQNEVFILIIGMITAFIVSVLTIKFLMSYIKKHDFKAFGFYRIVLGVVVIITLGLI, encoded by the coding sequence ATGGAATTTTTTGAAGTAATAAAAGTAATTATTCTAGGAATAGTCGAAGGTATAACAGAGTGGTTACCCGTAAGTTCTACAGGCCACATGATCCTTGTGGATCAATTTATGAGTATAGATGCAACCGATGCATTTAAAGAGATGTTTTTTGTTGTTATACAGTTAGGTGCAATAATGGCAGTTGTTGTAATATTCTTCAAAAAATTAATACCACTAACAAATAATAATGGAATTAGAATTCATAAACCTACTATGGTTCTATGGTATAAGATACTAATAGCCTGTATACCAGCAGGAGTTATAGGAGTACTTTTAGATGATAAGATAGATGAACTATTTTATAATTACATAACAGTTTCAATTACCCTAATCCTTTATGGTATTATTTTTATATTAGTTGAAAATCGAAGTAAAAACAGAACTTTTACAGTTAACAAACTTAGTGAACTACCTTATAGATCAGCTCTTTATATAGGGATATTTCAGGTTTTAGCTCTTATACCAGGAACATCTAGGTCGGGAGCTACAATTATTGGTGCAATGTTAATAGGAACATCGAGAACTATAGCTGCTGAGTTTACATTCTTCCTTGCAATACCGGTAATGTTTGGTGCCAGTCTTTTAAAAATATTAAAGTTTGGATTTGTATTTACACAGAATGAAGTTTTTATACTTATTATTGGGATGATAACAGCATTTATAGTCTCTGTACTAACAATAAAATTCCTTATGTCTTATATTAAGAAACATGACTTTAAAGCTTTTGGATTTTATAGAATAGTGTTGGGGGTTGTTGTAATTATTACTCTAGGTTTAATTTAG
- a CDS encoding helix-turn-helix domain-containing protein, translating into MLYNSSSLNENKISLLVNKISVSREAVSREISKMQIDGVIRKKDNYIEILDKEGLESYLG; encoded by the coding sequence TTGTTATATAACAGTTCTAGTTTAAATGAGAATAAAATCTCTCTATTAGTAAATAAGATTTCAGTCTCCAGGGAGGCTGTCTCTAGGGAGATCTCTAAGATGCAAATAGATGGAGTTATACGTAAAAAGGATAACTACATAGAGATTCTAGACAAAGAGGGCCTAGAGTCCTATTTAGGATAA
- a CDS encoding CPBP family intramembrane metalloprotease, protein MDILYCFFWNDLDILSNLRSHIVEVSLYVLLGCLAVILPIILNKKFRKSIFNFKFESDRLFVIIVIVITLNIIISYLIGIKDSIISAKLFHYSINTTGLLRGVIYEILKYTFFGLLEEFFFIFSFAFFIEYILRESEYSENKKSFITVLAISIPFLLSHEYSFIISNGSGILFVYSLFTRLYQVFISVYIRKKTNNILLTTLIHMLWNVSVSLPAYLDNI, encoded by the coding sequence GTGGATATTCTATATTGTTTTTTTTGGAATGACCTTGATATTTTATCAAACTTGAGAAGTCATATAGTAGAAGTTTCATTATATGTATTATTAGGCTGTCTAGCTGTTATACTCCCAATAATATTAAATAAAAAATTTAGAAAATCTATTTTTAATTTTAAGTTTGAATCGGATAGATTGTTTGTTATAATAGTTATTGTAATCACTTTGAACATTATTATTTCTTATTTAATAGGAATTAAAGACTCTATAATAAGTGCAAAACTTTTTCATTATAGTATTAATACAACTGGTCTCCTAAGAGGAGTAATTTATGAGATTCTCAAGTATACATTTTTTGGTCTTTTAGAAGAGTTTTTTTTTATTTTTTCATTTGCATTTTTCATAGAATATATTTTAAGAGAGAGTGAATACTCAGAGAATAAAAAAAGTTTTATAACTGTATTAGCTATATCAATACCCTTTTTGTTGTCCCATGAATATTCATTTATCATTAGTAACGGTTCAGGGATACTCTTTGTTTACTCATTATTTACTAGGTTGTATCAGGTATTTATATCAGTTTATATTAGAAAAAAAACTAATAATATACTTTTAACAACTTTAATTCATATGTTATGGAATGTTTCTGTGAGTTTACCAGCATATTTAGATAATATTTAG